One window of Fundidesulfovibrio putealis DSM 16056 genomic DNA carries:
- a CDS encoding LysR family transcriptional regulator, with translation MELTDLEVFRAVARHGGVTRAAEALSKVQSGVSARLTGLERELGAELFARRGRSMDLTSRGRAFLDYAERILILAEEARACVRGDIAAGPFRLGAMESTSASRLPELLGRYHALHPQVALELTTGTTADLIRDVLGYGLDAAFVSEPVEIGGLERLAAFREELVLVAASEQGPITSPAQVATRALLVFRRGCAYRKRLEDWASAGGAPLGRVVELSSYQTMLGCAASGMGVAIMPRSVADMAPGVSGVSIHELPPDIAQAQTSLIWRAGNGTAAVRALAALVGEGGCCGQ, from the coding sequence ATGGAGCTGACCGATCTGGAAGTCTTCCGGGCTGTGGCTCGCCACGGCGGCGTCACCCGTGCCGCCGAGGCGCTGAGCAAGGTGCAGTCCGGGGTTTCGGCGCGCCTTACTGGGCTTGAGCGCGAGCTGGGGGCTGAGTTGTTCGCCCGCAGGGGGCGTAGCATGGACCTGACCTCGCGCGGGCGGGCCTTTCTTGACTACGCCGAGCGCATCCTCATCCTGGCCGAGGAAGCCAGGGCCTGCGTGCGCGGGGACATCGCCGCCGGGCCGTTCAGGCTTGGAGCCATGGAGAGCACGTCGGCCTCGCGCCTGCCGGAGCTTCTGGGGCGCTATCACGCACTGCACCCGCAGGTGGCCCTGGAATTGACAACGGGAACCACCGCAGACCTGATCCGCGACGTGCTGGGGTACGGGCTGGACGCCGCCTTCGTCAGCGAGCCGGTGGAGATCGGCGGGCTTGAGCGGCTCGCGGCCTTCCGGGAGGAGCTGGTGCTGGTGGCGGCTTCGGAGCAGGGGCCGATCACCTCGCCCGCGCAGGTGGCCACGCGGGCGCTCCTTGTGTTCAGGCGCGGCTGCGCCTACCGCAAAAGGCTCGAGGACTGGGCGTCGGCTGGCGGCGCGCCCCTTGGCCGGGTGGTGGAGCTGTCCTCCTACCAGACCATGCTGGGCTGCGCGGCGTCTGGCATGGGCGTGGCCATCATGCCCCGCTCCGTGGCGGACATGGCTCCGGGTGTAAGCGGGGTGAGTATCCACGAGCTGCCGCCGGACATCGCCCAGGCACAGACGTCGCTCATCTGGCGCGCCGGAAACGGGACAGCCGCCGTGCGGGCGCTGGCGGCGCTGGTGGGCGAGGGCGGATGCTGCGGCCAATGA
- a CDS encoding SGNH/GDSL hydrolase family protein produces MKNAIVVLVITLCCLLLFEAGLRLFKVIPDTIPRPVFYSDLLGDFEPHLSTSETLCGSLKYSISTNSQGLRGKREFSLQKPDNTLRVLCIGDSFTYGTGVDDEFTYPELLRIYLAEKFPGMNIEVINAGVFLYDIVDEYDYYKDKGHKLNADIVILQYYVNDLEGMTRWFFRPKNKGNEHSSRWKSLLRQTAIYNLAAYFKFKINGKSTPALSVKERAEQYGEFIVQGTEEQLAVIFNQDRLLREENYDAIAADWNMYQRVLKTFKDTVESNGSQFLLLLLPDESQLTTYSNAPSHALVPWLEKFDVSHVDMLHHLRSMKGGNSKPFYNSPCDFHFNRFGNTLTAKSVSKAIEMQAIGATLKPKTRTPYDYRTYRDGIETRVAIAEGGALGVETVPGVRSATASSSGLETQCARMHDDTVCQAFPSGHAASPGTLWLDVEYDRPMHRMTVFVPHKVGAAGTGGVNMSYSVDGGAMTTVDQYTNAGKSTPDAFENVAFFEIDLEKPCRSIRIEYRLQGNAAIFSNEDPKDFRQIKIIAYEPQ; encoded by the coding sequence TTGAAGAATGCCATCGTCGTATTGGTCATCACGCTCTGCTGCCTGCTCCTGTTTGAAGCAGGGCTTCGCCTGTTCAAGGTCATCCCGGACACCATCCCCCGGCCAGTGTTCTACTCCGACCTTCTTGGGGATTTCGAGCCGCACCTCTCCACGTCCGAGACGCTCTGCGGCTCGCTGAAGTATTCGATCAGCACCAACTCCCAAGGCCTGCGCGGCAAGCGGGAATTCAGCCTCCAGAAACCGGACAACACCTTGCGGGTGCTGTGCATCGGCGATTCGTTCACCTACGGAACCGGCGTTGACGACGAGTTCACCTACCCCGAACTCCTGCGCATCTATCTCGCCGAAAAATTCCCTGGCATGAATATCGAAGTCATAAACGCTGGCGTATTTCTCTACGACATCGTGGACGAGTATGACTACTACAAGGACAAGGGGCACAAGCTGAACGCCGACATCGTCATCTTGCAGTATTACGTCAACGACCTTGAAGGGATGACCAGATGGTTCTTCCGCCCGAAGAACAAGGGCAACGAACACTCCTCCAGGTGGAAATCACTCCTGCGGCAAACAGCAATCTACAATCTTGCGGCATATTTCAAATTCAAGATCAACGGGAAATCCACTCCAGCCCTTTCCGTTAAGGAACGGGCTGAGCAGTATGGAGAGTTCATCGTCCAGGGCACCGAAGAACAACTTGCCGTCATCTTCAACCAGGACCGTTTGCTGCGTGAAGAGAATTATGACGCCATCGCAGCAGACTGGAACATGTACCAACGGGTGCTCAAGACATTCAAAGACACTGTCGAGTCAAACGGTTCTCAATTCCTTCTTCTCCTGCTGCCTGACGAATCACAGCTGACCACCTACAGCAATGCTCCTTCACACGCCCTTGTTCCATGGCTCGAGAAGTTTGACGTGAGCCACGTGGACATGCTTCATCACCTGAGGAGCATGAAAGGCGGCAACTCAAAACCCTTCTACAATTCCCCCTGCGACTTTCACTTCAACCGGTTCGGCAACACCCTGACGGCAAAGTCTGTTTCAAAAGCCATCGAGATGCAGGCCATTGGCGCAACCCTGAAGCCGAAAACCAGAACCCCCTACGATTACAGGACCTACCGCGATGGGATCGAAACCCGCGTCGCCATTGCGGAAGGCGGCGCGCTCGGGGTGGAGACGGTTCCTGGCGTACGCTCCGCAACGGCATCAAGCAGCGGCCTGGAAACGCAGTGCGCCAGAATGCATGACGACACCGTCTGCCAGGCCTTTCCATCCGGGCACGCGGCATCGCCCGGAACGCTCTGGCTGGACGTCGAGTATGACCGCCCCATGCACAGGATGACCGTCTTCGTCCCCCACAAGGTCGGAGCTGCCGGCACGGGCGGCGTGAACATGTCGTATTCGGTCGATGGAGGCGCCATGACAACCGTGGACCAGTACACAAACGCGGGGAAAAGCACGCCTGACGCCTTTGAAAACGTCGCGTTCTTTGAAATCGACCTGGAGAAGCCGTGCCGCTCCATCCGCATCGAGTACAGGCTCCAGGGCAATGCGGCCATCTTTTCAAACGAAGACCCGAAGGATTTCAGGCAGATCAAAATCATCGCATACGAGCCGCAGTAG
- a CDS encoding SH3 domain-containing protein — MECKRLITGTVLGAALSLLVAFPAAAQVGSTVMAGFTDLPLRTCEGVTAGTIRLLPKGQALKILWDNKNNWAEVEVVGTGQKGWVNLENTSK, encoded by the coding sequence ATGGAATGCAAACGCTTGATTACCGGAACCGTTCTTGGCGCAGCGCTGTCGCTCCTCGTGGCATTCCCCGCCGCCGCCCAGGTCGGCTCCACCGTAATGGCCGGGTTCACCGATCTTCCCCTCCGCACCTGCGAAGGCGTGACCGCTGGAACAATCAGACTGCTGCCCAAGGGTCAGGCGCTCAAGATCCTCTGGGACAACAAGAACAACTGGGCCGAGGTCGAGGTTGTCGGAACCGGCCAGAAGGGCTGGGTCAACCTGGAAAACACCTCGAAATAA
- a CDS encoding helix-turn-helix domain-containing protein, producing the protein MSDKYPRIHDVSVAGGLVLRLDFGKDGLREVDLSDFAQGRKDVLRDPQVFGTVQVGEYGSSVEWPGIGLEVGGDALWRMAERQRGNAMRPEDFKAWRKRLGLTQSATADELGITRRAVIYYEQGARLIPKVVMLACKALEMEREKVRAA; encoded by the coding sequence ATGAGCGACAAATACCCCAGAATTCACGACGTGAGCGTGGCGGGCGGGCTTGTGCTTCGCCTGGACTTCGGGAAGGACGGCCTGCGCGAGGTCGATCTTTCGGACTTCGCGCAGGGCAGGAAGGACGTGTTGCGGGACCCGCAGGTGTTCGGGACCGTCCAGGTGGGCGAATATGGCTCCAGCGTGGAGTGGCCGGGCATCGGCCTGGAAGTCGGCGGGGACGCGCTGTGGCGGATGGCGGAGCGCCAACGCGGCAACGCCATGCGACCGGAGGATTTCAAGGCTTGGCGCAAACGCCTGGGGCTGACCCAGTCCGCCACGGCCGATGAGTTGGGCATCACGCGCCGCGCCGTGATCTATTACGAACAGGGCGCGCGGCTTATCCCGAAAGTGGTCATGCTGGCCTGCAAGGCGCTTGAAATGGAACGGGAGAAGGTGCGGGCAGCGTGA
- a CDS encoding C1 family peptidase, with protein sequence MPTPLNKAVDQATGVCYATGWHPSPPDMRDYTATQKDIVEASNVLKMPAQGAPAAALPGEVDLRAFCSTPVEDQLRLGSCTANAAVGIVEYFEKRAFGKHLDGSRLFIYKNTRNLLGWKGDTGAYLRTTMAALRLFGVPQETYWPYTDKAPEFDLEPPAFVYSLGSNFKALNYFSHDPFNAKLQSDAVLLSVRTYLAAGIPSMFGFYGFDSFSYGDAPGAIPYPCSNEKAKWGHAIAAVGYNDKKTITNTLCNTKTVGALLIRNSWGTGWGDNGYGWLPYDYVLNYLASDFWSILSLDWVNTDAFKP encoded by the coding sequence ATGCCAACCCCCCTGAACAAGGCCGTCGACCAGGCTACTGGCGTCTGCTACGCCACCGGATGGCACCCCTCACCCCCGGACATGAGGGACTACACCGCCACCCAGAAAGACATCGTCGAAGCGTCCAATGTGCTGAAAATGCCTGCACAAGGCGCTCCTGCCGCCGCGCTGCCGGGAGAGGTGGATTTGCGGGCCTTCTGCAGCACTCCGGTGGAGGATCAATTGAGACTCGGTTCCTGCACGGCCAACGCCGCCGTGGGGATCGTGGAGTATTTCGAGAAACGCGCCTTCGGCAAGCACCTGGATGGCTCGCGCCTGTTCATCTACAAGAACACCCGCAACCTGCTGGGATGGAAGGGCGACACCGGAGCCTACCTGCGCACCACTATGGCCGCGTTGAGGCTGTTCGGCGTTCCCCAGGAGACTTACTGGCCCTACACCGACAAGGCCCCGGAGTTCGACCTGGAGCCGCCCGCCTTCGTCTATTCCTTGGGGAGCAACTTCAAGGCACTGAATTATTTCAGCCACGACCCGTTCAACGCCAAACTGCAATCTGACGCCGTCCTCCTGAGTGTCAGGACATATCTGGCTGCCGGGATCCCGAGCATGTTCGGGTTCTACGGCTTCGACTCGTTCTCCTATGGGGACGCCCCCGGAGCCATCCCTTATCCCTGCTCGAACGAGAAGGCCAAGTGGGGTCACGCCATCGCTGCCGTGGGCTACAACGACAAGAAGACCATCACCAATACCCTTTGCAACACCAAGACCGTGGGGGCGCTGCTCATCCGCAACTCCTGGGGAACCGGATGGGGCGACAACGGGTACGGCTGGCTGCCCTATGATTACGTCCTGAACTATCTCGCCTCGGACTTCTGGTCGATCCTGTCCCTGGACTGGGTGAACACCGACGCGTTCAAGCCGTAG
- a CDS encoding DUF4160 domain-containing protein — MGTLKRFGKFKLSVFGDEHGRVHFHLAGPDFNCALDLETMEILAGSAPAGALRQARQWAEENRAVIEDAWKEWNQ, encoded by the coding sequence ATGGGAACGCTCAAGCGCTTCGGGAAGTTCAAGCTCTCTGTCTTCGGCGATGAGCACGGGCGGGTCCATTTTCACCTAGCCGGGCCTGATTTCAACTGCGCGCTCGATCTGGAGACCATGGAGATTCTGGCAGGGTCTGCGCCTGCCGGGGCGCTCAGGCAGGCGCGGCAGTGGGCCGAGGAGAACCGGGCTGTCATCGAGGATGCCTGGAAGGAGTGGAACCAATGA
- a CDS encoding DUF3859 domain-containing protein, translated as MRTLFVLFLSVLLASCSMIGMGDAPSQLEIVEYGIFKNGVLVKQTTGVPREMGSSFGYRFKVKDPKAGTLKAKIVTATPGLIDPAQNKVQQEFVTETTLQPGPTYEVIFTFSQPWEMVLGNWELRVETDKGEVLSQKFDVYKPEM; from the coding sequence ATGCGTACGCTTTTCGTCCTTTTCCTGTCCGTCCTGCTCGCGTCCTGCTCCATGATCGGAATGGGAGACGCCCCCAGCCAACTGGAGATCGTGGAATACGGCATCTTCAAGAACGGCGTCCTGGTCAAACAGACCACGGGCGTACCCCGCGAGATGGGCTCCTCCTTCGGGTACCGCTTCAAGGTGAAGGACCCCAAGGCGGGAACCCTCAAGGCGAAGATCGTCACGGCCACGCCCGGGCTCATCGATCCGGCCCAGAACAAGGTCCAGCAGGAGTTCGTCACCGAGACGACCCTCCAGCCCGGACCCACCTACGAGGTCATCTTCACCTTCTCGCAACCCTGGGAGATGGTGCTGGGCAACTGGGAACTGCGCGTGGAAACGGACAAGGGCGAAGTGCTCTCCCAGAAGTTCGACGTCTACAAACCCGAAATGTGA
- a CDS encoding D-2-hydroxyacid dehydrogenase — MNTKPSIVVLDGATLNPGDNPWDEMAALGDFTLYERTPEELTVERAAKAEIVVTNKTRITREVLDRLPGCRFIAVLATGYDVVDVAEAGRRGIPVSNVPGYGSESVAQFVMAQLLAMCRRVELHDRLVREGEWSKRGEFTFWDTPQVELAGKTMGVVGFGGIGRRVAELALAFGMRVVAHAPRPKAPIASPFFAFVGLEELFRESEAISLHCPLTKGNEGFVDQRLLKLMKPGGFFINTARGKLVNEPDLAEALNSGHLAGAALDVLSVEPPEASNPLMSAKNCLITPHMAWGSLTARKRLMTIAADNIRAFLDDQAQNVVNADFLTETA, encoded by the coding sequence ATGAACACGAAACCATCCATCGTTGTGCTGGACGGCGCGACCCTCAACCCCGGCGACAACCCCTGGGACGAGATGGCCGCGCTCGGCGATTTCACCCTCTACGAGCGCACGCCCGAGGAGCTCACCGTGGAGCGCGCCGCCAAGGCCGAAATCGTGGTCACCAACAAGACCCGCATCACCCGCGAAGTGCTGGACCGGCTGCCCGGATGCCGCTTCATCGCCGTGCTGGCCACGGGCTACGACGTGGTGGACGTGGCCGAGGCCGGACGCCGGGGCATCCCCGTGTCCAACGTGCCGGGCTACGGCAGCGAGTCCGTGGCCCAGTTCGTCATGGCCCAGCTTCTGGCCATGTGCCGCCGGGTGGAGCTGCACGACCGGCTGGTGCGCGAGGGAGAGTGGAGCAAACGCGGCGAGTTCACCTTCTGGGACACCCCGCAGGTGGAGCTGGCGGGCAAGACCATGGGCGTGGTGGGTTTCGGGGGCATCGGCAGGCGCGTGGCCGAGCTGGCCCTGGCCTTCGGCATGCGCGTGGTGGCCCACGCGCCAAGGCCCAAAGCGCCCATCGCTTCGCCGTTTTTCGCCTTCGTGGGGCTGGAGGAGCTGTTCCGGGAGTCCGAGGCCATAAGCCTGCACTGCCCCCTGACCAAGGGGAACGAGGGGTTTGTGGATCAGCGGCTTTTGAAGCTCATGAAGCCGGGCGGGTTCTTCATCAACACGGCGCGCGGCAAGCTGGTGAACGAGCCGGACTTGGCCGAGGCACTGAACAGCGGGCACCTGGCCGGAGCCGCCCTGGACGTTTTGTCCGTGGAGCCGCCGGAGGCGTCCAACCCGCTCATGAGCGCCAAGAACTGCCTGATCACCCCGCACATGGCCTGGGGATCGCTCACGGCGAGGAAGCGCCTTATGACCATCGCGGCGGACAACATCCGGGCTTTCCTGGACGATCAGGCCCAGAACGTGGTCAATGCGGATTTCCTGACCGAGACGGCCTAG
- a CDS encoding glycosyltransferase family 39 protein — translation MLAETIHGLAGTLRALWTLAPLWQGLACLGLLAAIWSGLRSTLETRELAVRTPSPRLFAPFALTLAAITALGLCLRLYGRDALPYWWDELLAVWMSQADLPVILRSLFTPAAPASDFTPPLFYLLLHGWRALFGDAEGALRLMTALLSTLSIPLAALLGRRLFSARAGLTAALLLCISPPAIFYAQQIRCYALLGTLALAAALCALRAQETGRARDAALLAATGTLFLYTHYVASWLWLGMGAATLAASGGGLLPLWGAAWALRARMIAGASAACIAAFALAWLCPYFDPPLLRDGESLWPVALAALLALTLLASRPWTGQARPRLKATLALAAAFALPALLLSLWMLPSGVLRVIGGAGSRIPGSYGFPEFARMLAEFSGPQAIQDPGMAGLGLFLVLSGLFLACVSRPRQAALILGWAGFPMAMAMAVQNPSMNLVRYLIATLPAVLLLMAVALCGACDGLARLLGKAADVFPARLSAAVRLGAPLVLGAGLLGYPAYTATQFPTTRANIENYPAVAARLAQEPSFLLVSESPNLTRAVSWYLDRQGRPSVTITPDSPRLAVVNTFLDGRLWHAQAAQELGLENAAPLSGPFGEIALMALKSQPVGREVVTGEIRLEGPALRDALVQGRDVAFAGGHSGGLVTLYKKRPGRAVFLLRHDEAWSGRLAATLDGIVAGPGSFVRATVRTAGDDGWSAVLELRESGVSAGGAALPKGSVLEFELPRELPPGLVEIEVLMHDDNSGVIYSSNAVLRSLTLRCVQ, via the coding sequence ATGCTAGCCGAAACCATCCACGGCCTTGCCGGGACGCTGCGCGCCCTGTGGACCCTCGCGCCTCTTTGGCAGGGGCTCGCATGCCTGGGCCTGCTGGCCGCCATCTGGAGCGGGCTGCGCTCTACCCTGGAGACGCGGGAGCTTGCGGTGCGGACGCCTTCCCCACGCCTTTTCGCGCCGTTCGCGCTGACGCTCGCTGCCATCACCGCGCTGGGCCTGTGCCTTCGCCTCTACGGGCGCGACGCCCTGCCCTACTGGTGGGACGAGCTCCTGGCGGTCTGGATGTCCCAGGCGGACCTGCCGGTCATCCTGCGATCGCTGTTCACGCCTGCTGCTCCGGCCAGCGACTTCACCCCGCCGCTGTTCTATCTCCTCCTGCACGGCTGGCGCGCCCTGTTCGGAGACGCCGAAGGCGCGCTGCGCCTGATGACGGCCCTCCTCTCCACCCTGTCCATTCCGCTCGCCGCACTGCTGGGGCGCAGGCTCTTCTCAGCGCGCGCGGGCCTCACGGCGGCGCTGCTGCTGTGCATCTCTCCCCCGGCGATATTCTACGCCCAGCAGATCCGCTGCTACGCGCTGCTTGGGACCCTGGCCTTGGCCGCCGCGCTCTGCGCGCTGCGGGCGCAGGAGACCGGGCGGGCCAGGGACGCGGCGCTGCTGGCCGCCACCGGCACGCTGTTTCTGTACACGCATTACGTGGCCTCCTGGCTGTGGCTGGGCATGGGCGCGGCCACCCTGGCCGCATCGGGGGGGGGATTGCTGCCGCTCTGGGGCGCTGCCTGGGCGCTGCGGGCCAGGATGATCGCAGGAGCGTCCGCCGCCTGCATCGCGGCCTTCGCCCTGGCGTGGCTGTGCCCGTATTTCGATCCGCCCCTCTTGCGCGACGGCGAAAGCCTCTGGCCCGTGGCGCTGGCTGCGCTGCTGGCTCTGACCCTGCTGGCCTCGCGCCCCTGGACCGGGCAGGCCCGGCCCCGGCTGAAGGCCACGCTGGCCCTGGCCGCCGCGTTCGCGCTCCCGGCCCTGCTGCTCAGTTTGTGGATGCTGCCCTCGGGGGTCCTCAGGGTCATCGGAGGCGCGGGATCGAGGATTCCCGGCAGCTACGGCTTTCCGGAGTTCGCGCGCATGCTGGCGGAGTTCTCCGGCCCGCAGGCCATTCAGGACCCCGGCATGGCTGGCCTGGGTCTGTTCCTCGTGCTGTCCGGGTTGTTCCTGGCCTGCGTGTCGCGCCCCCGGCAGGCCGCCCTGATTCTGGGATGGGCGGGGTTTCCCATGGCAATGGCCATGGCCGTGCAGAACCCGTCCATGAATCTGGTGCGCTACCTCATCGCCACGCTGCCTGCGGTGCTGCTGCTCATGGCCGTGGCCCTGTGCGGCGCGTGCGACGGGCTGGCGCGTCTGCTGGGCAAAGCGGCGGACGTCTTTCCCGCCCGGCTCTCCGCAGCTGTCCGACTGGGCGCGCCGCTGGTTCTTGGCGCGGGCCTTTTGGGCTATCCAGCGTACACCGCCACGCAGTTCCCGACCACCAGGGCCAACATCGAGAACTACCCCGCCGTGGCGGCCCGGCTGGCCCAGGAGCCATCCTTCCTGCTGGTGAGCGAATCTCCCAACCTGACGCGCGCCGTATCCTGGTACCTGGACCGCCAGGGCAGGCCGTCCGTGACCATAACCCCGGACAGCCCGAGGCTGGCCGTGGTGAACACCTTCCTGGACGGACGCCTCTGGCACGCGCAAGCCGCGCAGGAGCTGGGCCTTGAGAACGCGGCCCCACTCTCAGGGCCGTTCGGCGAGATCGCCCTCATGGCCCTGAAAAGCCAACCGGTAGGGCGGGAAGTCGTCACGGGCGAAATCCGCCTGGAGGGACCGGCCTTGCGGGACGCCCTGGTCCAGGGCCGGGACGTCGCGTTTGCGGGCGGGCATTCGGGAGGGCTGGTGACGCTCTACAAGAAACGTCCGGGCCGGGCCGTTTTCCTGCTGCGCCATGACGAGGCGTGGTCCGGCCGTCTGGCCGCGACCCTGGACGGCATAGTGGCCGGGCCTGGGAGCTTCGTGCGGGCCACGGTCAGGACGGCGGGCGACGACGGATGGAGCGCGGTGCTGGAGCTTCGCGAGAGCGGCGTGTCGGCGGGCGGCGCGGCGCTGCCCAAGGGGTCGGTCCTGGAATTCGAACTGCCCCGCGAGTTGCCGCCCGGCCTCGTGGAAATCGAGGTCCTCATGCACGACGACAACTCCGGGGTCATCTATTCGAGCAACGCGGTGCTGCGTTCGCTCACGCTGCGCTGCGTTCAGTAA
- a CDS encoding elongation factor G has protein sequence MLDVLKNQRTYALIGHGGCGKTSVAEMLLYVAGATPRLGKIEDGTTALDYEPEEIKRRGSVQPGFATFQWNKNRHFLIDTPGDLSFNGDLAYILASVDAVLFVVDAVDGVKPLTKKLWQEVSKFRLPTIFLITKMDRDRADYESALNGIKNQLGVKPFLQNIPIGKADSFTGVVNIVENKAYSFDASGKVSEVAIPADMADEVEGLRESMMEEIAVCDETLMERYLEDPASVTLDDLVAATRKAVVCAELYPVMVASGLKCMGGQRILDAAQLFFPSPLDVPVGVKEVEGEDGSMLKVAPDGHPACFVFKTLFDQFAGQLSIMRVLSGTITPDVTLLNPRSDARERFSTMLFMTGSQTTPCKEPLGPGAIVAVAKLKETKTGDTLCDEKHPFTMLKPKLHEPMISYALAPAEKGDEDKVFQAMGKLLDEDISLRLTRNEETGDMLLSGMGQSHIECAVEKAKRRFKVTPVLKAPTIPYRETVKGKAEVQGRHKKQTGGRGQFGDCWIRMEGLPRGSGYQFVDAIVGGAIPRQYIPAVDKGVQESAVRGVLAGYPMVDFKVELYDGSFHTVDSSEMAFKIAGSVAFKAACEKLKMVLLEPIAMVSVSIPDEFMGDVIGDLSSRRGKVLGSDAEGGVTEVQAHVPMSEMQEYAKTLGSMTGGQGAFTMSFDHYEDAPPPVAEKVIAEHKKAREE, from the coding sequence ATGCTTGACGTTCTCAAAAATCAGCGGACCTACGCTCTCATCGGCCACGGCGGTTGCGGCAAAACCTCCGTGGCCGAAATGCTTCTGTATGTGGCCGGGGCCACCCCCAGGCTGGGTAAGATCGAGGACGGCACCACCGCCCTTGATTACGAGCCCGAAGAGATCAAGCGCCGGGGTTCCGTGCAGCCCGGCTTCGCCACCTTCCAGTGGAACAAGAACCGCCACTTCCTGATCGACACTCCCGGCGATCTCTCCTTCAACGGAGACTTGGCCTACATCCTGGCCAGCGTGGACGCGGTGCTCTTCGTGGTGGACGCCGTGGACGGCGTAAAGCCCCTCACCAAGAAGCTCTGGCAGGAGGTCTCCAAGTTCCGCCTGCCCACCATTTTCCTCATCACCAAGATGGACCGCGACCGCGCCGACTACGAGTCGGCCCTGAACGGCATCAAGAACCAGCTCGGCGTGAAGCCCTTCCTCCAGAACATCCCCATCGGCAAGGCCGACTCCTTCACGGGCGTGGTGAACATCGTGGAGAACAAGGCCTACTCCTTCGACGCCTCCGGCAAGGTGAGCGAAGTGGCCATCCCGGCGGACATGGCCGACGAGGTCGAGGGCCTGCGCGAGTCCATGATGGAAGAGATTGCCGTGTGCGACGAGACCCTCATGGAGCGCTACCTGGAAGACCCGGCCAGCGTCACCCTGGACGATCTGGTGGCCGCCACGCGCAAAGCCGTGGTCTGCGCCGAACTGTACCCTGTGATGGTGGCCTCGGGGCTTAAATGCATGGGCGGCCAGCGCATCCTGGACGCGGCCCAGCTGTTCTTCCCCTCCCCCCTGGACGTGCCCGTGGGCGTCAAGGAGGTCGAGGGCGAGGACGGCTCCATGCTCAAGGTAGCCCCGGACGGCCACCCGGCCTGCTTCGTGTTCAAGACCCTGTTCGACCAGTTCGCGGGCCAGCTCTCCATCATGCGGGTGCTTTCAGGCACCATCACCCCGGATGTGACGCTTTTGAACCCGCGCTCCGACGCCAGGGAGCGCTTCAGCACCATGCTCTTCATGACCGGCAGCCAGACCACCCCCTGCAAGGAACCCCTGGGACCCGGAGCCATCGTGGCCGTGGCCAAGCTGAAGGAAACCAAGACCGGCGACACCCTCTGCGACGAGAAGCACCCCTTCACCATGCTCAAACCCAAGCTCCACGAGCCCATGATCTCCTACGCCCTGGCCCCGGCCGAAAAGGGCGACGAGGACAAGGTCTTCCAGGCCATGGGCAAGCTCCTGGACGAGGACATCAGCCTGCGCCTGACCCGCAACGAGGAGACCGGCGACATGCTGCTCTCGGGCATGGGGCAGTCGCACATCGAGTGCGCCGTGGAAAAGGCCAAGCGCCGCTTCAAGGTCACCCCCGTGCTAAAGGCCCCCACCATCCCCTACCGCGAGACGGTCAAGGGCAAGGCCGAGGTGCAGGGTCGCCACAAGAAACAGACCGGCGGGCGCGGCCAGTTCGGCGACTGCTGGATTCGCATGGAAGGCCTGCCGCGCGGCTCGGGGTATCAGTTCGTGGACGCCATCGTGGGCGGCGCGATTCCGCGCCAGTACATCCCCGCCGTGGACAAGGGCGTGCAGGAATCCGCCGTGCGCGGCGTGCTGGCGGGCTACCCCATGGTGGACTTCAAGGTGGAACTCTACGACGGCTCCTTCCACACCGTGGACTCCTCGGAAATGGCCTTCAAGATCGCAGGCTCCGTGGCCTTCAAGGCCGCCTGCGAAAAGCTCAAGATGGTGCTGCTGGAGCCCATCGCCATGGTCAGCGTGTCCATCCCGGACGAGTTCATGGGCGACGTTATCGGCGACCTGTCCAGCAGGCGCGGCAAGGTGCTGGGCTCGGACGCCGAGGGCGGCGTGACCGAGGTGCAGGCACATGTGCCCATGAGCGAGATGCAGGAATACGCCAAGACTCTGGGGTCGATGACCGGCGGCCAGGGAGCGTTCACCATGAGCTTCGACCACTACGAGGACGCGCCGCCCCCGGTGGCCGAGAAGGTCATCGCGGAGCACAAGAAGGCGCGGGAGGAATAG